In Actinoplanes sp. NBC_00393, a single genomic region encodes these proteins:
- a CDS encoding PSP1 domain-containing protein, translating into MGMLCAVSFNRYGRLYYLDPNGFTPSVGDRVLVPTDDGPEVAECVWAPQWVDEETSGFPKVIGLADDQDLRRDELLRKRKAEAKVAAKKLIKAHELPMKVVAVDHVLDQGGTGSARTTIYFTAPHRVDFRSLVRDLGATLHCRVELRQLSARDSARVQGGIGSCGRDLCCATFLTDFEPVTIRMAKDQDLPLNPLRISGACGRLMCCLKYEHPLYQQFQASAPAVGSRVTTPEGDGRVVAHSVPKDSVVVRLDADGSRCSCSRASVCAPRQAHDAHYGES; encoded by the coding sequence ATGGGCATGCTGTGCGCGGTCAGTTTCAACCGGTATGGCCGCCTCTACTACCTCGACCCGAATGGGTTCACGCCGTCCGTCGGAGACCGTGTGCTGGTGCCGACCGACGACGGACCCGAGGTGGCGGAGTGCGTCTGGGCGCCGCAATGGGTCGACGAGGAGACGTCCGGTTTCCCCAAGGTGATCGGACTCGCCGACGACCAGGATCTGCGGCGCGACGAGCTGCTGCGCAAACGCAAGGCGGAGGCGAAAGTCGCCGCCAAGAAACTGATCAAGGCGCACGAGCTGCCGATGAAGGTGGTCGCGGTCGATCACGTCCTGGACCAGGGCGGCACCGGCAGCGCGCGGACCACGATCTACTTCACCGCGCCGCACCGGGTCGACTTCCGGTCGCTGGTCCGGGACCTCGGCGCGACCCTGCACTGCCGGGTCGAGCTGCGTCAGCTCTCAGCCCGTGACTCCGCGCGGGTGCAGGGCGGCATCGGCTCCTGCGGGCGGGACCTGTGCTGCGCCACGTTCCTGACCGACTTCGAGCCGGTCACCATCCGGATGGCCAAGGATCAGGATCTGCCGCTCAACCCGCTACGCATCTCCGGTGCGTGTGGTCGGCTGATGTGCTGCCTGAAGTATGAGCACCCGCTCTACCAGCAGTTCCAAGCCTCGGCGCCGGCCGTCGGCAGCCGGGTGACCACGCCGGAGGGCGACGGTCGTGTGGTCGCGCACAGCGTCCCGAAGGACTCGGTCGTGGTCCGCCTCGACGCTGACGGCTCCCGCTGCTCCTGCAGCCGGGCGTCGGTCTGCGCCCCGCGCCAGGCCCACGACGCCCACTACGGCGAGAGCTGA
- a CDS encoding MarR family winged helix-turn-helix transcriptional regulator codes for MRDYGWELSTAIVLFHEAIARRLGLSAAEHKALGAILRGAPMPIGALAPELGVGVTALTAIVDRLERAGYVLRQPDPTDRRRVLLIANPDKSPDVGSIFADLGRSMGEFMGKYDEREMAVITDYLDNTIRVLREQIDKLAESP; via the coding sequence ATGCGGGACTACGGCTGGGAGTTGAGCACGGCGATCGTGCTGTTCCATGAGGCGATCGCTCGCCGGCTCGGCCTCAGCGCGGCCGAGCACAAGGCGCTCGGCGCGATCCTGCGCGGGGCGCCGATGCCGATCGGCGCACTCGCGCCCGAGTTGGGGGTCGGCGTCACCGCGCTGACCGCGATTGTTGATCGGTTAGAGCGTGCTGGGTACGTGCTACGTCAACCCGATCCAACGGACCGGCGGCGGGTGCTGCTGATTGCGAACCCGGACAAATCGCCGGACGTGGGCAGCATCTTCGCTGATCTGGGTCGGTCCATGGGCGAGTTCATGGGGAAGTACGACGAGCGCGAGATGGCCGTGATCACCGACTACCTCGACAACACGATTCGAGTGCTGCGCGAGCAGATCGACAAGCTCGCCGAGTCGCCCTGA
- a CDS encoding metallophosphoesterase family protein gives MSYPLTNVQGVAIAPRQRPVESEQTVPNRPRTLDPQELGFTPKGPIGWLAPLLLLNTGLRALLAILFGAYLDKRELQNALDGEFFDHSATADGDIWLDYVADLGDGFDATYSVAYLLAQPELTVDGDQLPRGRLLLMGGDQVYPLASGDGYENRMKGPYRAALPEAPAGAPRPTLFALPGNHDWYDGLTAFLRLFARRKDGHIGGWRTEQRRSYFAVKLPADWWLFAVDEQFGAYIDDPQLLYFEKAAREVGPDDRIILMTPSPTWVKAVDEPEAYDAVDYFIRTILAPTQAHVRVLVSGDLHHYARYTGDDRELITCGGGGAYTLGTQNLPGQITVPPKETLTRSKSRSRAYDLVARFPDEPTSRRWGWGVFHRLPRRNAGFATMLGIIQTLTMLAMAGAASQGGNIQRLFSIPLVLMLVLIMAGTILFAKPPEAASAKHARHWILGVAHGLAQIGLAVGGTWVWLQLPFRDWHWPGPLVIAAVGYGPLIAILSTQLCALYLLISGRFGVNLNELFAGQSIEDGKSFLRMHIDADGTLTIHALGVDRVCHRWAADPAGGPEAPWVRPEEPLAVRRIEEPIVVAGPRAVRP, from the coding sequence ATGTCGTACCCCCTGACTAATGTGCAGGGCGTGGCAATCGCTCCCCGGCAGCGCCCCGTTGAGTCTGAACAGACCGTGCCCAACCGACCGCGCACCCTGGATCCTCAGGAGCTCGGCTTCACGCCCAAAGGCCCGATCGGCTGGCTGGCGCCGTTGCTGCTGCTCAACACCGGGCTGCGAGCCCTGCTCGCGATCCTGTTCGGCGCCTATCTGGACAAGCGTGAGCTGCAGAATGCGCTGGATGGCGAGTTCTTCGATCACTCCGCGACGGCCGACGGCGACATCTGGCTGGATTACGTCGCCGACCTCGGGGACGGGTTCGACGCGACCTATTCGGTGGCGTACCTGTTGGCCCAGCCTGAGCTGACCGTCGACGGCGACCAGCTGCCACGCGGGCGCCTGCTGCTGATGGGCGGTGACCAGGTCTATCCCCTGGCCAGCGGCGACGGCTATGAGAACAGGATGAAGGGCCCGTACCGCGCGGCCTTGCCGGAGGCGCCGGCCGGGGCGCCGCGGCCCACGCTCTTCGCGCTTCCGGGAAACCATGATTGGTACGACGGGCTGACCGCGTTCCTCCGGCTTTTCGCGCGGCGGAAGGACGGGCACATCGGCGGGTGGCGCACCGAGCAGCGGCGGTCGTATTTCGCGGTGAAACTGCCGGCGGACTGGTGGCTGTTCGCGGTGGACGAGCAGTTCGGGGCGTACATCGACGATCCACAACTGCTGTACTTCGAGAAGGCGGCCCGGGAGGTCGGGCCGGACGACCGGATCATCCTGATGACCCCGTCGCCGACCTGGGTGAAGGCTGTCGACGAGCCAGAGGCGTATGACGCGGTCGACTACTTCATCCGGACCATCCTGGCCCCGACTCAGGCGCACGTGCGGGTGCTGGTCTCCGGCGATCTGCACCACTACGCGCGGTACACCGGGGACGACCGGGAGTTGATCACCTGCGGGGGCGGCGGGGCGTACACGCTGGGCACCCAGAATCTTCCGGGGCAGATCACCGTTCCGCCGAAAGAGACGCTGACCCGGAGTAAGAGCCGCAGCCGGGCGTACGATTTGGTGGCCCGTTTCCCCGACGAGCCCACCTCGCGCCGTTGGGGTTGGGGTGTCTTCCACCGCCTGCCGCGCCGTAACGCCGGGTTCGCCACGATGCTCGGGATCATCCAGACGTTGACGATGCTGGCGATGGCGGGGGCGGCCAGTCAGGGCGGGAACATCCAGCGGCTCTTCAGTATCCCGTTGGTGCTCATGCTCGTACTGATCATGGCTGGCACGATTCTGTTCGCTAAGCCGCCGGAAGCGGCGTCCGCCAAGCATGCGCGGCACTGGATTCTCGGCGTGGCGCATGGTCTGGCCCAGATCGGGCTCGCCGTCGGCGGCACCTGGGTGTGGCTGCAGTTGCCGTTCCGGGATTGGCACTGGCCAGGGCCGCTGGTGATCGCCGCGGTCGGCTACGGGCCGCTGATCGCGATCCTCTCCACCCAGCTCTGCGCGCTGTACCTGCTGATTTCCGGCCGGTTCGGGGTGAATCTGAACGAGTTGTTCGCCGGCCAAAGCATCGAGGACGGCAAGAGCTTTCTGCGCATGCACATCGATGCCGATGGCACGCTGACCATTCACGCGCTCGGGGTGGACCGGGTCTGTCATCGCTGGGCCGCCGATCCGGCGGGCGGTCCGGAGGCTCCCTGGGTCCGGCCCGAGGAGCCACTCGCCGTCCGCCGGATCGAGGAGCCGATCGTCGTGGCCGGGCCACGGGCGGTCCGGCCCTAG
- a CDS encoding M4 family metallopeptidase, translating into MTAEARTAIRRNGAAIRSAPNEQYRPVDTVLEASGARHVRFERTHAGLPVLGGDFVVHTSAAGRFSGATVAQSQVIDVPITAKIGRQKAISVASGGKARKVIDAFDGKPVLAWEVTSGGKVVIVDATTGAIRRTWDEVHHADEGRGHGLHAGQVPLGTTRQADGTYRLVDPARGGTTVRDAQNRNYSHLAPKEFGEFTDADNVWGDGTRGDRATAAVDVHYGLAKTWDYLKETFGRSGVGNDGKGLTAYVHHGIDWANASWSRACGCMYFGDGTPAGRPFTTVDLVAHETAHGLVQHTANLVSSGESGGLNEATGDIFGTLVEFWVNNPADAPDYLVGEGTGARDPALRRMDEPDRDGKSASCWSPTVKDLDVHHSAGIGNKFFYNLAVGSGDSQWGDSTPCNGAAPVTGIGNDRAAQIWYRALNIYMVSNTDFAGARDATMLAAADLYGPDSAERRAVNAAWLAAGVDGSTGAFGAPQLDNFGDSMPSPRLGETVRIQVSAREPQGQPMTFSAINLPPGVTIDANGLITGAPTTRGDYPSNIIVTDPDGNTDRELMWWVVKGPPVIQSAPAAMNMQLGAGALGNYSVTVNDMSDHMADPYNSLKVTVTGVPDGLTVSVRQPATGTYVASISGIPTTEGSGTTLVTVTDADGETVTATIPWQVLPANRPSAPVGVSAAGGNGTAKLVWERRGKTGETPVTGWIVRVTPGTETTLPATARSLELTKLDIRRAYTIGVRATSALGDSAELTTTLTPTALPLTASPIAVSSGKPATLSGRILRGGRTAVTNTAVVLEQRPAGKTTWSYVLSTRTDAKGVWRAAVKPSTTTAYRVRYTGSAGMWPATSAAAAVTVRYTVTLKANKTKTKVKLSGTAKPGRSGVKVTLQRKAGTRWVTVTTGKTVAGGAYSFTRTFKRGTWTLRVVVAGSAYNATVTSAAIKLKVK; encoded by the coding sequence TTGACCGCTGAGGCCCGGACGGCGATTCGCCGCAACGGCGCAGCGATCCGGTCGGCACCGAACGAGCAGTACCGCCCGGTCGACACCGTGCTGGAGGCGAGTGGGGCCCGGCATGTCCGGTTCGAGCGCACGCACGCGGGCCTTCCGGTGCTCGGCGGCGACTTCGTGGTTCACACGAGTGCGGCCGGCCGATTCAGTGGCGCCACCGTGGCGCAATCACAGGTGATCGACGTTCCGATCACGGCCAAGATCGGTCGGCAGAAGGCGATCTCGGTGGCCTCCGGTGGGAAGGCGCGGAAGGTCATCGACGCCTTCGACGGGAAGCCGGTGCTCGCGTGGGAGGTGACGTCCGGCGGGAAAGTGGTGATCGTCGACGCCACCACCGGGGCGATCCGGCGCACCTGGGACGAGGTGCACCACGCCGACGAGGGCCGCGGGCACGGCCTGCATGCCGGTCAGGTGCCGCTGGGCACCACTCGGCAGGCCGACGGGACGTACCGGCTGGTCGACCCGGCACGCGGCGGCACCACCGTGCGTGACGCTCAGAACCGGAACTACTCGCACCTCGCTCCGAAGGAGTTCGGGGAGTTCACCGACGCGGACAACGTGTGGGGCGACGGCACCCGCGGCGACCGAGCCACGGCCGCCGTCGACGTGCACTACGGCCTGGCCAAGACCTGGGACTACCTGAAGGAGACGTTCGGCCGCTCGGGTGTCGGCAACGACGGCAAGGGCCTGACCGCGTACGTGCATCACGGCATCGACTGGGCCAACGCCTCCTGGAGCCGAGCCTGCGGCTGCATGTACTTCGGTGACGGCACCCCCGCGGGCCGGCCGTTCACGACCGTCGACCTGGTCGCGCACGAGACGGCGCATGGGCTCGTCCAGCACACCGCCAACCTGGTCTCCAGCGGCGAGTCCGGCGGCCTGAACGAGGCCACCGGCGACATCTTCGGCACCCTGGTCGAGTTCTGGGTGAACAACCCGGCCGACGCACCGGACTACCTGGTGGGCGAAGGGACCGGAGCCCGCGACCCAGCACTGCGCCGGATGGACGAACCGGACCGGGACGGCAAGTCGGCCTCTTGCTGGTCACCGACGGTCAAGGACCTCGACGTCCACCACTCGGCCGGAATCGGCAACAAGTTCTTCTACAACCTGGCCGTGGGCAGCGGCGACTCGCAGTGGGGAGACAGCACGCCGTGCAACGGCGCCGCACCCGTCACCGGGATCGGCAACGACCGTGCCGCCCAGATCTGGTACCGCGCGCTCAACATCTACATGGTGTCGAACACCGACTTCGCCGGCGCGCGGGACGCCACCATGCTCGCGGCCGCCGATCTGTACGGCCCGGACAGCGCGGAACGCCGTGCGGTGAACGCTGCCTGGCTCGCCGCCGGGGTCGACGGCTCCACCGGAGCGTTCGGCGCGCCACAGCTCGACAATTTCGGTGACAGCATGCCGAGCCCGCGCCTCGGCGAGACCGTCCGCATCCAGGTCAGTGCCCGGGAGCCGCAGGGCCAGCCGATGACCTTCAGCGCCATCAACCTGCCGCCCGGCGTGACGATCGACGCGAACGGCCTCATCACCGGCGCCCCCACGACCAGGGGCGACTACCCGAGCAACATCATCGTGACCGACCCGGACGGCAACACCGACCGGGAACTGATGTGGTGGGTGGTCAAGGGCCCGCCGGTCATCCAGTCGGCGCCGGCCGCGATGAACATGCAGCTGGGTGCCGGAGCCCTCGGCAACTACAGCGTCACCGTCAACGACATGTCGGACCACATGGCCGACCCTTACAACTCGTTGAAGGTGACCGTCACCGGGGTGCCCGACGGCCTGACCGTCTCGGTGCGGCAGCCGGCCACCGGCACCTACGTCGCATCCATCTCCGGGATCCCCACCACCGAAGGATCAGGCACCACACTGGTGACGGTTACCGACGCCGACGGTGAGACGGTCACGGCCACCATCCCCTGGCAGGTGCTGCCGGCGAACCGGCCGTCGGCACCGGTCGGCGTCTCGGCGGCGGGCGGCAACGGCACCGCGAAGCTGGTGTGGGAACGGCGCGGCAAGACCGGGGAGACGCCGGTCACCGGCTGGATCGTCCGGGTCACGCCGGGCACCGAGACGACGCTGCCCGCGACAGCTCGGTCGCTCGAGTTGACGAAGTTGGACATCCGCCGGGCGTACACCATCGGGGTGCGCGCGACCAGCGCACTGGGCGACAGCGCGGAACTCACGACCACCCTCACCCCGACCGCGCTCCCCCTGACCGCGTCACCGATCGCAGTCAGTTCCGGCAAACCCGCCACCCTCAGCGGCAGAATCCTGCGCGGCGGCCGAACCGCGGTCACCAACACCGCGGTGGTCCTGGAGCAGCGGCCGGCCGGGAAGACCACCTGGAGTTACGTCCTGTCGACGCGGACCGACGCCAAGGGAGTGTGGCGGGCCGCGGTGAAACCGTCCACCACCACGGCGTACCGGGTTCGGTACACCGGTTCGGCCGGCATGTGGCCGGCCACATCGGCCGCGGCGGCGGTCACTGTCCGCTACACGGTCACGCTGAAGGCGAACAAGACCAAAACCAAGGTCAAACTCTCCGGTACGGCGAAGCCCGGTCGTTCCGGCGTCAAGGTGACACTGCAGCGCAAGGCGGGCACCCGCTGGGTGACGGTCACGACGGGCAAGACGGTGGCCGGTGGGGCCTACTCGTTCACGCGGACCTTCAAGCGCGGCACCTGGACGCTGCGGGTGGTGGTCGCGGGTAGCGCCTACAACGCGACCGTGACCAGCGCGGCGATCAAGCTCAAGGTGAAGTGA
- a CDS encoding MFS transporter → MSTVVATDLRASTRAVYVVFTFLGVAMASFAARIPQIRDELELSPSRLGLVLLAIAVGSITSLPLAGHIVGRFGSRRTVGVMAVLLGVALAVVAVGYQFGVVPVIIGLYLYGFATGAWDVAMNVQGALVERRIERSIMPRFHAGYSVGTVAGALIGAGAVAVGLSVTAHVTIACILVTVAVVTAVRGFLPDDEEPSSPSGADGGLGGALASWREPRTLLIGVFVLAFAFTEGAGIDWISVAMIDDYDTSAAVGTLAFAVFLAAMTIGRWFGPALLDRYGRVPVLRVLAVTALAGLVLFVFGAATPLAFAGALLWGLGASLGFPVGMSAAADEPAKASARVSVVASIGYCAFLGGPPLIGLLGDHVTVLRGLLAVAVLLIVSIALSPALKRPV, encoded by the coding sequence TTGAGCACAGTCGTCGCGACCGACCTGCGGGCCTCCACGCGCGCGGTCTATGTCGTTTTCACCTTCCTCGGCGTGGCCATGGCCAGCTTCGCCGCCCGCATCCCGCAGATCCGCGACGAACTCGAGCTCAGTCCGTCCCGGCTCGGGCTGGTGCTGCTGGCCATCGCGGTCGGCTCGATCACCTCGCTTCCGCTGGCCGGGCACATCGTCGGGCGGTTCGGGTCGCGGCGGACGGTCGGCGTGATGGCCGTGCTGCTCGGCGTGGCGCTCGCCGTGGTGGCCGTCGGCTACCAGTTCGGGGTCGTGCCGGTCATCATCGGCCTCTACCTGTACGGATTCGCCACCGGCGCCTGGGACGTGGCGATGAACGTGCAGGGTGCGCTGGTGGAACGGCGGATCGAACGGTCGATCATGCCGCGGTTCCACGCCGGGTACAGCGTCGGCACGGTCGCGGGCGCGCTGATCGGGGCGGGCGCGGTGGCGGTGGGCCTGTCGGTCACCGCGCACGTGACCATCGCCTGCATCCTGGTCACGGTCGCCGTGGTCACCGCCGTGCGCGGGTTCCTGCCGGACGACGAGGAGCCCTCGTCGCCGTCCGGGGCGGATGGCGGGCTCGGCGGTGCGCTCGCGTCCTGGCGTGAGCCGCGCACCCTGCTGATCGGCGTGTTCGTGCTGGCCTTCGCGTTCACCGAGGGCGCCGGCATCGACTGGATCAGCGTCGCGATGATCGACGACTACGACACCTCGGCCGCGGTCGGCACGCTGGCGTTCGCGGTCTTCCTGGCCGCCATGACGATCGGCCGCTGGTTCGGCCCGGCACTGCTCGACCGCTACGGCCGGGTCCCGGTGCTCCGCGTGCTGGCGGTGACGGCGCTGGCCGGCCTGGTGCTGTTCGTGTTCGGTGCGGCGACCCCGCTGGCGTTCGCCGGCGCCCTGCTCTGGGGTCTCGGCGCCTCGCTGGGCTTCCCGGTCGGGATGAGCGCCGCCGCGGACGAGCCGGCCAAAGCATCCGCCCGGGTCAGTGTGGTCGCGTCGATCGGATACTGCGCGTTCCTCGGCGGGCCGCCGCTGATCGGGCTCCTCGGTGACCACGTCACGGTTCTGCGGGGCCTGCTCGCCGTGGCGGTGCTGCTGATCGTGTCGATCGCTCTGTCGCCGGCTCTGAAGCGTCCTGTGTAG
- a CDS encoding geranylgeranyl reductase family protein, with translation MLEEPEWDVAVIGAGPAGLSAAHAAASAGARVVVLERAEHPRYKTCGGGLLGTSLRISAERLAVPARDTINAVTFTHDGRREFTRRSPGEPVVTMVRRADFDHAWYQAVVALGATVRQNSLVRAVSQSERTATVSLADGSDVTARVVIGADGSAGVSTRHVGVTFDQQDLGLEVELAASPADRSGWRGRLLLDWGPVPGSYGWVFPKDDQLTVGVIMEKGRGADTRRYLSDLVARLGLTEHPVLRESGHLTRCRTANAPLRRGRVLLAGDAAGLLEPWTREGISYALRSGAWAGTVAANGGDLSAYDRMVTERLAPEMAAGRRLLGLFGRHPALVHAAFASPLGWRAFTGFCRGEISMARVLQARTLRVAVSVLGGRRAPARPATD, from the coding sequence GTGCTGGAGGAGCCGGAGTGGGACGTCGCGGTGATCGGGGCGGGGCCGGCCGGACTGTCGGCGGCGCACGCGGCGGCCTCGGCCGGGGCCCGGGTGGTGGTTCTGGAACGCGCCGAGCACCCCCGCTACAAGACCTGCGGCGGCGGATTGCTCGGGACGTCGCTGCGGATCAGCGCGGAGCGCCTCGCCGTGCCCGCCCGCGACACGATCAACGCGGTCACCTTCACCCATGACGGCCGGCGCGAGTTCACCCGCCGATCGCCGGGCGAGCCGGTGGTCACCATGGTGCGGCGGGCCGATTTCGATCACGCCTGGTATCAGGCCGTGGTTGCGCTGGGCGCGACAGTCCGGCAGAACAGCCTGGTCCGGGCCGTTTCCCAGAGCGAGCGTACGGCTACCGTCAGCCTGGCCGACGGCAGCGACGTGACCGCCCGGGTGGTGATCGGCGCCGACGGTTCGGCCGGGGTGAGCACCCGGCACGTCGGCGTCACCTTCGACCAGCAGGACCTCGGCCTGGAGGTGGAACTGGCCGCCTCCCCGGCGGACCGGTCCGGCTGGCGTGGCCGTCTCCTGCTCGACTGGGGCCCGGTCCCCGGCTCGTACGGCTGGGTCTTCCCGAAGGACGACCAGCTCACCGTCGGCGTGATCATGGAAAAGGGCCGCGGTGCCGACACCCGCCGGTACCTGAGCGATCTCGTCGCCCGGCTTGGTCTCACCGAGCACCCGGTGCTGCGCGAGTCGGGCCACTTGACCCGCTGCCGTACCGCGAACGCCCCGCTGCGCCGCGGCCGTGTCCTGCTCGCCGGCGATGCGGCCGGTCTGCTCGAGCCGTGGACCCGCGAGGGGATCAGCTACGCCCTGCGCTCCGGCGCCTGGGCCGGTACGGTCGCCGCGAACGGCGGTGACCTGAGCGCGTACGACCGGATGGTGACCGAGCGACTGGCGCCGGAGATGGCCGCGGGCCGCCGGCTGCTGGGACTCTTCGGCAGGCATCCCGCGCTGGTGCACGCGGCGTTCGCGAGCCCGCTCGGGTGGCGCGCGTTCACCGGCTTCTGTCGTGGGGAGATCTCGATGGCGCGGGTGCTTCAGGCTCGTACGCTGCGGGTGGCCGTGAGTGTGCTGGGCGGCCGGCGCGCTCCTGCGCGGCCGGCCACCGACTAG
- a CDS encoding DUF6226 family protein — protein sequence MDGYAHATDTDRFAILHDAADDLLDELTERYQVERRESKEPLGLDDALVRTVRLIPRVPTAAPLAIHFTDPGLILRLGRWWEESLPACACDVCGEDPRELTSMLQTHVAALIEGGLWERVRRGMSGSWFETRLIGTGVKSDREGPLSAAGARDARRGGFAAPVQWAPWQLRS from the coding sequence GTGGACGGCTACGCGCACGCCACCGACACCGACCGCTTCGCGATCCTGCACGATGCGGCCGACGACCTGCTGGACGAGCTCACCGAGCGCTACCAGGTGGAGCGCCGGGAAAGCAAAGAACCGCTCGGGCTCGATGACGCGCTCGTGCGGACCGTCCGGCTCATCCCCCGCGTGCCCACCGCGGCACCGCTGGCGATCCATTTCACCGATCCCGGACTGATCCTGCGTCTCGGCCGGTGGTGGGAGGAATCCCTGCCGGCCTGTGCCTGTGACGTCTGCGGTGAGGATCCGAGAGAACTGACGAGTATGTTGCAGACCCACGTCGCCGCGTTGATCGAGGGCGGGCTCTGGGAACGTGTCCGTCGTGGGATGAGTGGATCCTGGTTCGAGACCAGGCTGATCGGCACCGGAGTCAAGTCGGACCGGGAGGGGCCGCTCTCCGCGGCCGGGGCCCGGGACGCCCGGCGCGGCGGATTCGCCGCTCCGGTGCAATGGGCGCCGTGGCAACTGCGCTCCTGA
- a CDS encoding DUF397 domain-containing protein, producing the protein MIKPTDGPGWRRSGQCSSGACVEVAKVGDRYLVRDSKQPGGTPLTFTKGEWDAFVAGVKAGDFGFE; encoded by the coding sequence ATGATCAAACCGACGGATGGGCCAGGTTGGCGTCGTAGCGGTCAGTGTTCAAGCGGGGCCTGTGTCGAGGTTGCCAAGGTCGGAGACCGGTACCTCGTCCGCGATTCCAAGCAGCCCGGGGGCACGCCACTGACCTTCACCAAGGGCGAGTGGGACGCGTTCGTCGCCGGAGTCAAAGCCGGGGACTTCGGTTTCGAATGA
- a CDS encoding DUF397 domain-containing protein produces MGEMNVPAWRKSSRCGTSTCVEVAKVDDQYLVRDSKNPDAATLSFTKAEWDAFVEGVTAGEFRF; encoded by the coding sequence ATGGGAGAGATGAACGTGCCCGCATGGCGAAAGAGCAGCCGCTGCGGAACGTCAACCTGCGTCGAGGTTGCCAAGGTCGACGACCAGTACCTGGTTCGCGATTCGAAGAACCCCGACGCCGCCACACTCAGCTTCACCAAGGCTGAGTGGGACGCGTTCGTCGAGGGTGTCACCGCGGGCGAGTTCCGCTTCTGA
- a CDS encoding helix-turn-helix domain-containing protein, with product MAEGDSPTIARRRVRLALREARERADLTQMQVAEEMEWSLSKVIRIENGDVSISPNDLKPLLNFLGIKDRATVASLLADTRIARTRQRQAWYQAPEFREYLTDASRKLIEYENEAAEIRSYSIYYIPGPLQTTGYSNALMALFEDELGEDQREARLRARTLRRDAMRARLDEGVPFLLMVDESVLRRTIGGPAVFAEQLRDLVERAEAGTIRIRMVPFSLEASVTNNASFDLLVLGEGEVLYRETGLSDEMIEDHDITAKHRARYDRVWKEVADEADTIEFIRRQIEILEGGATDVPPRDTR from the coding sequence ATGGCTGAGGGCGACTCGCCTACCATCGCGCGCCGACGGGTGCGACTCGCGCTTCGTGAAGCGCGAGAGCGGGCCGACCTCACGCAGATGCAGGTCGCCGAGGAGATGGAGTGGTCGCTCAGCAAGGTGATCCGGATCGAGAACGGGGATGTCAGCATCTCCCCGAATGATCTGAAGCCGCTGCTCAATTTCCTCGGGATCAAGGACCGGGCGACCGTCGCCTCACTGCTCGCCGACACCCGCATCGCCCGCACCCGGCAGCGGCAGGCCTGGTATCAGGCACCGGAATTCCGCGAATATCTCACCGACGCCTCTCGTAAGCTGATCGAATACGAGAATGAGGCCGCGGAGATCCGGTCGTACTCGATCTACTACATTCCGGGGCCCTTGCAGACCACCGGCTACTCGAACGCCTTGATGGCATTGTTCGAGGACGAGCTCGGCGAGGACCAGCGCGAGGCGCGCCTGCGGGCCCGGACCCTGCGCCGCGATGCGATGCGCGCCCGCCTCGACGAGGGCGTGCCGTTCCTGCTGATGGTCGACGAGTCGGTGCTGCGGCGCACCATCGGTGGACCAGCGGTGTTCGCCGAGCAGTTGCGTGACCTCGTGGAACGGGCCGAGGCCGGGACGATCCGGATCCGGATGGTGCCGTTCTCGCTGGAAGCCTCGGTGACCAACAACGCGAGTTTCGACCTCCTCGTACTGGGCGAGGGCGAAGTGCTCTACCGGGAAACCGGACTGAGCGACGAAATGATCGAAGATCATGACATTACGGCGAAGCACCGGGCTCGCTACGACAGAGTCTGGAAAGAGGTCGCCGATGAGGCAGACACGATCGAATTCATCCGGCGGCAGATAGAGATCCTGGAAGGCGGCGCAACCGATGTGCCGCCCAGGGACACCCGATAA
- a CDS encoding DUF6232 family protein: protein MRTRTYYDAADAMVTNDQFVWHTASGRLVFHVQHLRNVGRVQAPARVRPFAPALAGCTLFAAVAGWTLLADPALYVVAFLALATPAVAATWRQPRHWELHAQHRGEAVVLFSSADERVFNQVSRALRRAMEDARGTPFRIPQAAV, encoded by the coding sequence ATGCGCACACGCACCTATTACGACGCGGCCGACGCCATGGTGACCAACGACCAGTTCGTCTGGCACACCGCCTCAGGGCGTTTGGTTTTTCACGTTCAGCATCTGCGCAATGTCGGCCGGGTTCAGGCGCCGGCGCGCGTGCGCCCCTTCGCTCCGGCTCTCGCCGGATGCACCCTGTTCGCCGCGGTCGCCGGCTGGACCCTGCTCGCCGACCCGGCTCTGTACGTCGTCGCCTTTCTGGCGCTCGCCACACCCGCTGTAGCCGCCACCTGGCGGCAGCCCCGGCACTGGGAGCTGCACGCGCAGCACCGGGGCGAGGCTGTGGTGCTCTTCTCGTCAGCCGATGAGCGTGTCTTCAACCAAGTGAGCCGCGCTCTGCGCCGGGCCATGGAGGACGCCCGAGGCACCCCGTTCCGCATTCCGCAAGCCGCCGTCTGA